A single genomic interval of Hyphomicrobium methylovorum harbors:
- a CDS encoding TIGR02302 family protein: MSRSFARKVRLSGLALAFERLWPRLWLLIGLAALFVFVSFTGVWPHLGDIAHKIALAAFAAAAIAALIYAVRIPWPTREEAVRRIEQRSGVPHRPATSYEDTLSSGTTNAATSALWQAHRERLAKMIARLRIGPPRPRTDRFDPVALRSLAILLLIPAALLATGSLSDRLASAFRFGVPGLGPATRVDAWITPPPYTALPPVMLSDGATGGAQAADDDKKRFFTVPDRSLLTLRGVGFGSSGVSIEVLSDGSAEPTRIEAQKPKAGDTSNVSEARFEVRKSARVRALSGSHELGQWTFDVIPDELPKITLTKDITATPRGSMRVAFKAEDDYGVSNAAVKVRQIAPKEGDPRTAWARPAPLTGPRLPLERPPVLSLKLSRPGAKTVEGSDLLEVGEHPWAGQRVELWLEATDVAGQVGRSAAIEMVLPARRFKNPLARALIEQRGKLAVDSRNRPMVARALDALTMEPEGFINDTTVYLGLRSVFHRIERQGSREAIASSVAELWQIALRVEDGNLSQAERNLKDAQDRLSDALQKGADDKEIQDALADLKKKLNDYLSEMQKNAEKDNPSDPNQQQQNEDMQQLGQNDLDQMMKDLEKNARNGSREEAERMLSELRELMDRLQAGNTPEAREQQQRAQEMMKKLNQLSDLTGKQQQLMDDTFGKQRQQDGQRGGSQDDPNGDGEQQGGMEPGQQGNEGQGQQGQQGQGQQGQQGQDRQGQGQQGQGGRSGSQQRGKGSLQDRQAQLKNELEKLKKDLEQMGVGDPEKLGNAQDAMGKAEEALRQGDLDEASNQQAQALDQMRQSAQQMAEQMQQNAQQRLGRGGNSPRDPLGRPQRAQGPDQGTSVKVPDAIDAQRAREILEELRRRSGESLRPQDELDYIDRLLKRF, translated from the coding sequence TTGTCGCGTTCGTTCGCCCGTAAGGTTCGCCTCAGCGGACTTGCGCTGGCGTTCGAACGCCTTTGGCCGCGCCTCTGGCTGCTGATCGGCCTCGCGGCTCTTTTCGTCTTCGTGTCGTTCACCGGCGTCTGGCCGCACCTCGGCGACATCGCACATAAGATCGCTCTGGCAGCATTCGCAGCAGCGGCAATCGCAGCGCTCATCTATGCGGTCCGAATTCCCTGGCCCACTCGCGAAGAAGCCGTACGCCGCATCGAGCAGAGATCCGGCGTGCCCCACCGGCCCGCGACCTCGTATGAGGACACGCTTTCGTCCGGCACCACCAACGCGGCAACAAGCGCACTCTGGCAGGCGCATCGCGAGCGGTTGGCGAAGATGATTGCGCGCCTGCGCATCGGTCCCCCACGACCACGCACGGACCGCTTCGATCCCGTCGCTTTACGAAGCCTCGCGATCCTTCTGCTCATCCCGGCAGCTCTTCTCGCCACGGGCAGCTTGAGCGACCGGCTTGCTTCTGCGTTCCGCTTCGGCGTTCCGGGGCTCGGTCCCGCAACCCGCGTCGACGCATGGATCACGCCGCCGCCCTACACCGCTCTACCGCCCGTCATGTTGTCCGACGGCGCAACGGGCGGCGCCCAGGCTGCGGACGACGACAAGAAGCGTTTCTTCACGGTGCCTGACCGCAGCCTGCTGACTTTGCGCGGTGTCGGCTTCGGCTCGTCCGGCGTTAGCATCGAAGTGCTAAGCGACGGCTCAGCCGAACCGACACGCATCGAAGCGCAAAAGCCAAAAGCGGGCGACACATCGAACGTATCGGAAGCGCGCTTCGAGGTTCGCAAATCTGCGCGCGTCCGCGCGCTCTCCGGTTCGCACGAACTCGGACAATGGACGTTTGACGTCATCCCCGACGAACTACCGAAAATCACGCTGACGAAAGACATCACCGCCACGCCGCGCGGATCGATGCGCGTCGCGTTCAAGGCCGAGGATGACTACGGCGTTTCCAATGCCGCTGTGAAAGTCCGGCAGATTGCACCAAAGGAAGGCGACCCGCGCACGGCTTGGGCACGCCCTGCCCCGCTCACCGGCCCGCGTCTGCCGCTCGAACGTCCCCCGGTTCTATCGCTGAAGCTGTCGCGTCCGGGAGCCAAAACGGTCGAAGGGTCCGATCTCCTTGAGGTTGGCGAACATCCCTGGGCCGGGCAGCGCGTCGAACTCTGGCTGGAGGCAACCGACGTTGCGGGCCAAGTCGGCCGAAGCGCGGCAATCGAAATGGTTTTACCAGCGCGGCGTTTCAAAAATCCTTTGGCACGCGCACTGATCGAACAGCGCGGCAAACTCGCCGTCGACTCACGCAACCGTCCAATGGTTGCGCGCGCACTCGACGCGCTGACGATGGAACCAGAAGGCTTCATCAACGACACAACCGTCTATCTCGGATTGCGCTCTGTCTTTCATCGCATCGAACGCCAAGGTTCGCGTGAAGCGATCGCTTCGTCCGTTGCGGAGTTGTGGCAGATCGCGCTCCGCGTGGAAGATGGCAACCTCTCGCAGGCCGAACGCAATCTGAAAGACGCGCAGGATCGTTTGTCTGATGCCCTTCAGAAAGGCGCCGACGACAAAGAGATTCAAGACGCGCTCGCTGATCTCAAAAAGAAGCTGAACGATTATCTGAGCGAGATGCAGAAGAACGCGGAGAAGGACAATCCGTCCGATCCGAACCAGCAGCAGCAGAACGAAGACATGCAGCAGCTGGGGCAGAACGACCTCGACCAGATGATGAAGGACCTGGAGAAGAACGCCCGCAACGGTTCGCGCGAAGAAGCCGAACGCATGCTGTCCGAGCTGCGCGAACTCATGGATCGCTTGCAGGCCGGGAACACGCCGGAAGCGCGCGAACAGCAGCAGCGCGCCCAGGAGATGATGAAGAAGCTCAATCAACTGAGCGACCTCACGGGCAAGCAACAGCAGCTGATGGACGATACATTCGGCAAGCAGCGCCAGCAGGACGGCCAGCGCGGCGGCTCGCAGGACGATCCCAACGGTGATGGCGAACAGCAGGGCGGCATGGAGCCCGGGCAGCAAGGCAACGAAGGACAAGGCCAGCAGGGTCAACAAGGCCAGGGACAGCAAGGGCAACAAGGACAGGACCGGCAGGGCCAAGGTCAGCAAGGCCAAGGCGGTCGTTCGGGCAGTCAGCAGCGCGGCAAGGGTAGTCTGCAGGACCGACAGGCTCAGCTTAAGAACGAGCTCGAAAAACTGAAGAAAGATCTCGAGCAGATGGGCGTTGGCGATCCGGAGAAACTCGGAAACGCGCAAGACGCCATGGGCAAAGCGGAAGAGGCGTTGCGCCAGGGCGACCTCGACGAGGCGTCCAACCAGCAGGCGCAAGCGCTCGACCAAATGCGCCAGAGCGCGCAGCAAATGGCCGAGCAGATGCAGCAGAACGCACAGCAGCGCCTCGGCCGCGGAGGCAACTCGCCGCGCGATCCGTTAGGACGGCCGCAACGTGCACAAGGCCCAGACCAAGGAACGTCTGTGAAAGTGCCAGACGCGATCGATGCACAGCGGGCACGCGAAATCCTTGAAGAACTGCGCAGGCGTTCCGGCGAGAGCCTCCGCCCACAAGATGAGCTCGACTACATCGATCGCTTGCTGAAGCGCTTCTGA
- the lysA gene encoding diaminopimelate decarboxylase: MHHFHYKSGILHAEDVSLARIAAEVGTPFYCYSTATIERHYQVLAEAFQSQNALICFAVKANSNQAVLATLARLGAGMDVVSEGELRRARAAGVPASKIIFAGVGKTRGEMAYALNEGILGFNVESEPELFALSEVAAAAGKTASIAIRVNPDVDAKTHAKISTGKAENKFGVPYDKARELYARAAKLPGIKISGIHMHIGSQITDAAPFRDAFALLRDLARNLMADGIPLTHLDIGGGLGVPYRGNNELPPSPEDYANVVKSALGDLGLKLVLEPGRMIVGNAGVLVTRVLYVKEGQEKTFTIVDAAMNDLIRPTLYEAYHEIWPVEEVRNDMAPVAQDIVGPVCETGDYLALERALPQVQPDDLLAVMTAGAYGAVMSSAYNTRLPVPEVLVRGSEYAVVRPRPTYDDLIAADARPPWLAD, translated from the coding sequence ATGCACCATTTCCACTATAAGTCCGGCATTCTCCATGCTGAGGACGTAAGCCTCGCACGTATCGCCGCTGAAGTCGGAACGCCGTTCTATTGCTATTCAACGGCGACCATCGAACGCCACTATCAGGTGCTGGCTGAAGCATTTCAGAGCCAGAACGCGCTCATCTGTTTCGCCGTCAAAGCCAACTCAAATCAGGCAGTGCTGGCAACGCTCGCACGTCTCGGCGCTGGCATGGACGTCGTGTCCGAGGGAGAACTGCGCCGCGCGCGGGCCGCAGGTGTACCAGCTTCAAAGATCATTTTCGCAGGCGTTGGCAAAACGCGCGGCGAAATGGCGTATGCACTCAACGAAGGCATTCTCGGCTTCAACGTCGAAAGCGAGCCGGAACTGTTCGCGCTGAGCGAAGTCGCGGCAGCGGCGGGCAAAACGGCGTCGATCGCGATCCGCGTCAACCCCGACGTTGACGCCAAGACGCACGCAAAAATCTCGACCGGCAAGGCCGAAAACAAATTCGGCGTCCCTTACGACAAGGCGCGCGAACTCTACGCACGCGCCGCAAAACTTCCGGGCATCAAGATTTCCGGCATTCACATGCACATCGGCAGTCAGATCACCGACGCCGCGCCCTTCCGCGACGCGTTCGCGCTGCTGCGTGACCTTGCGCGCAATCTGATGGCGGACGGCATTCCCCTGACGCACCTCGACATCGGCGGCGGCCTTGGCGTGCCCTATCGCGGCAACAACGAACTGCCACCCTCGCCGGAAGATTATGCGAATGTCGTCAAGTCCGCTCTCGGCGATCTGGGATTGAAGCTCGTTCTCGAGCCCGGCCGCATGATTGTCGGCAACGCGGGCGTGCTGGTCACGCGCGTGCTTTATGTCAAGGAAGGTCAGGAAAAGACCTTCACGATCGTGGACGCGGCAATGAACGACCTCATTCGCCCGACGCTCTACGAGGCCTACCACGAGATCTGGCCGGTCGAAGAAGTCCGCAATGACATGGCGCCCGTTGCGCAGGACATCGTCGGCCCCGTGTGCGAAACGGGCGACTATCTGGCCCTGGAACGCGCCCTGCCGCAAGTCCAGCCCGACGACCTGCTCGCCGTCATGACCGCGGGCGCCTACGGTGCCGTGATGTCCTCTGCGTACAACACGCGCTTGCCGGTCCCGGAAGTCCTCGTCCGCGGCAGCGAATACGCCGTGGTCCGCCCCCGGCCGACGTACGACGACCTGATCGCCGCCGACGCCCGCCCCCCTTGGCTCGCCGACTGA
- the lptM gene encoding LPS translocon maturation chaperone LptM, producing the protein MAFPRTKSWIALALVSAVGLGFAGCGVKGPLEPPPQAKVAGEATSPDARDPGQNSEAPQKKHEGFILDPLLR; encoded by the coding sequence ATGGCGTTTCCGCGCACGAAGTCCTGGATTGCTCTGGCGCTCGTCAGCGCCGTGGGCCTGGGGTTTGCGGGCTGCGGCGTCAAAGGCCCGCTCGAACCCCCGCCTCAGGCAAAGGTCGCCGGAGAAGCCACGTCGCCCGACGCACGCGATCCCGGCCAAAACTCCGAAGCCCCGCAGAAGAAGCATGAAGGCTTCATCCTCGATCCGCTGCTTCGTTAA
- the argH gene encoding argininosuccinate lyase, which translates to MTDKSANSMWGGRFAMSPAEIMQEINASIGFDKQLAPQDIRGSKAHAQMLAEAGIITKSDAREIVKGLDQIAAEIAAGTFEFSRELEDVHMNVESRLKTIVGAAAGRLHTARSRNDQVATDFRLYVRDAIDGIDAALEGVQQALAEKAEKHAATVMPGFTHLQPAQPVTFGHHLLAYVEMIARDRGRFADARKRLNESPLGSAALAGTSFPIDRKKTAEALGFDRPMANSLDGVSDRDFALETLAAATITAVHFSRLAEEIVIWMTPQFGFVTLSDRFTTGSSIMPQKRNPDAAELARAKAGRVAASFQGLVMVMKGLPLAYSKDMQEDKEATFDAFANLRLIIAAMAGMIGDLEPNAEAMRAAAGRGYSTATDLADWLVKELKLPFRDAHHVTGTIVKLAEKKGVDLDQLTLSEMQSVEPKITKPVFSVLSVENSVKSRTSYGGTSPQNVLKMARQWLRRLEKGRGKD; encoded by the coding sequence GTGACCGATAAATCCGCCAACTCTATGTGGGGTGGCCGCTTCGCAATGTCTCCCGCAGAGATCATGCAGGAGATAAATGCCTCCATCGGCTTCGACAAGCAATTAGCTCCGCAGGACATTCGCGGCTCAAAGGCGCACGCCCAGATGCTCGCCGAAGCCGGAATCATTACCAAATCCGATGCACGCGAGATCGTTAAGGGCCTGGATCAGATCGCGGCCGAGATCGCAGCCGGCACGTTCGAGTTCTCCCGCGAGCTTGAAGACGTACATATGAACGTCGAAAGCCGCCTCAAAACCATCGTCGGCGCAGCGGCGGGACGCCTCCACACGGCACGCTCGCGCAACGATCAGGTGGCGACCGATTTCCGGCTGTACGTACGCGACGCAATCGACGGCATCGATGCGGCGCTCGAAGGCGTGCAGCAAGCGCTCGCAGAGAAAGCGGAAAAACACGCAGCAACCGTCATGCCGGGCTTCACCCACCTTCAGCCCGCGCAGCCTGTCACGTTCGGACACCACCTTCTCGCATACGTCGAGATGATCGCGCGCGACCGGGGACGCTTCGCCGATGCCCGCAAGCGCCTCAACGAAAGCCCGCTTGGCTCCGCCGCGCTCGCAGGCACCTCGTTCCCGATAGACCGCAAGAAAACAGCGGAAGCGCTCGGCTTCGACCGGCCAATGGCCAATTCGCTCGATGGCGTCTCTGACCGCGACTTCGCACTCGAAACACTTGCTGCGGCAACGATCACAGCGGTGCATTTCTCGCGCCTCGCCGAAGAGATCGTGATCTGGATGACCCCCCAGTTCGGCTTCGTTACGCTGTCAGACCGCTTCACGACCGGCTCGTCCATCATGCCGCAAAAGCGCAACCCCGATGCGGCGGAGCTGGCGCGCGCCAAGGCCGGACGTGTTGCAGCGTCCTTCCAGGGCCTCGTGATGGTCATGAAGGGTCTTCCGCTGGCTTACTCCAAGGATATGCAGGAAGATAAGGAGGCGACGTTCGATGCCTTCGCGAACCTGCGCCTCATCATTGCAGCGATGGCCGGCATGATCGGAGACCTCGAACCGAACGCCGAAGCCATGCGAGCGGCGGCAGGCCGCGGCTATTCCACGGCGACGGACCTTGCCGACTGGCTCGTGAAAGAACTGAAGCTGCCGTTCCGCGACGCCCACCACGTCACTGGCACCATCGTCAAACTGGCAGAAAAAAAGGGTGTCGACCTCGATCAGCTCACGTTGAGCGAAATGCAAAGCGTCGAGCCAAAGATCACCAAGCCAGTGTTTTCGGTGCTTTCGGTCGAAAACTCGGTCAAGAGCCGAACCAGCTATGGTGGAACTTCGCCACAGAACGTCCTCAAAATGGCGCGTCAGTGGCTCCGGCGGTTGGAAAAGGGCCGCGGGAAGGACTAA
- a CDS encoding TlpA family protein disulfide reductase — MAANGASVAQKALWIIALSALIGFGAVYLIGGRFDNATSPDSTAVAQDMSPPSVGAGSESGFKLGKMAAFVTKKTPEALPDVSFEDESGKTVMLSSLKGKTVLLNLWATWCAPCKEEMPSLDRLQQSLGGDGFEVVALSLDRKGYAASRKFLDDMNAHAIKLYADPTSKQGMQLRPIGMPTTILINKDGMEVGRLSGSAEWDSEEAKSLIKSAMN; from the coding sequence ATGGCGGCGAACGGCGCGTCAGTGGCGCAAAAGGCCCTGTGGATTATTGCACTGTCAGCACTCATCGGCTTTGGCGCCGTATACTTGATCGGAGGCCGGTTCGACAACGCGACTTCTCCGGACTCCACCGCCGTTGCGCAGGATATGTCGCCGCCGAGCGTCGGAGCTGGGTCTGAATCCGGCTTCAAACTGGGTAAAATGGCGGCTTTCGTCACGAAGAAGACGCCCGAAGCGTTGCCTGACGTCAGTTTTGAAGACGAGTCGGGGAAGACAGTGATGCTGTCGAGCCTGAAGGGAAAAACGGTGCTGCTCAATCTCTGGGCCACCTGGTGCGCTCCCTGCAAGGAGGAGATGCCCTCGCTCGACCGGCTGCAGCAGAGCCTTGGCGGGGACGGTTTCGAGGTCGTGGCGCTCAGCCTCGATCGGAAGGGCTACGCCGCGTCGCGCAAGTTCCTCGATGACATGAACGCGCATGCGATCAAGCTCTACGCCGATCCCACCTCGAAGCAGGGGATGCAGTTGCGGCCGATCGGAATGCCCACGACGATCCTGATCAACAAGGACGGAATGGAAGTCGGCCGTCTTTCGGGCTCGGCCGAGTGGGATTCCGAGGAAGCGAAATCTCTTATCAAATCGGCGATGAACTAA
- the dapD gene encoding 2,3,4,5-tetrahydropyridine-2,6-dicarboxylate N-succinyltransferase — MADANLKQTIDAAWENRDAISFATKGEVRDAVETALDLLDKGELRVAEKVDGAWTVNQWLKKAVLLSFRLNDMETISGGPAGSLYWDKVPPKFAGWTEADFRKGGFRVLPGAIVRRSAYIAPGAVLLPSFVNLGARVESGTMVDTWATVGSCAQIGKNCHISGGAGIGGVLEPLQAGPVIIEDNCFIGARAEVAEGVEVGEGSVLSMGVYLGASTTIFDRTTGEKFFGKVPPYSVIVSGTMPGKPLPNGEPGPNLYCAVIVKRVDEKTRSKTSINELLRD; from the coding sequence ATGGCCGACGCAAATCTCAAGCAAACCATCGACGCAGCATGGGAAAATCGCGATGCCATTTCCTTTGCGACCAAGGGCGAGGTGCGCGACGCTGTTGAAACGGCGCTGGACCTTTTGGACAAGGGTGAGCTCCGCGTCGCCGAGAAGGTTGACGGCGCCTGGACAGTAAACCAGTGGCTCAAGAAGGCCGTGCTTTTATCGTTCCGTCTCAATGACATGGAGACGATTTCTGGCGGCCCGGCGGGCAGTCTCTATTGGGATAAGGTGCCGCCGAAGTTCGCTGGCTGGACCGAGGCCGACTTCCGCAAGGGCGGCTTCCGCGTGTTGCCCGGCGCCATCGTGCGGCGCTCGGCCTACATTGCGCCGGGTGCAGTGCTTCTGCCTTCGTTCGTCAATCTCGGCGCCCGCGTCGAGAGCGGCACCATGGTCGACACCTGGGCGACGGTCGGCAGCTGCGCGCAGATCGGCAAGAACTGCCACATCTCGGGCGGCGCTGGTATCGGCGGCGTGCTGGAGCCGCTGCAGGCTGGCCCGGTGATTATCGAAGATAACTGCTTCATCGGTGCGCGCGCCGAAGTGGCCGAGGGCGTCGAAGTCGGCGAGGGTTCCGTGCTGTCGATGGGTGTCTACCTGGGCGCGTCGACCACGATTTTCGACCGTACGACGGGCGAGAAATTCTTTGGCAAGGTGCCGCCGTATTCCGTAATCGTGTCGGGTACAATGCCCGGCAAGCCGCTTCCCAACGGCGAGCCCGGACCGAACCTCTATTGCGCCGTCATCGTGAAGCGCGTCGATGAAAAGACGCGCAGCAAGACCAGCATCAACGAGCTTCTTCGGGATTAA
- the dapE gene encoding succinyl-diaminopimelate desuccinylase yields the protein MTLVPTDSVALAQALIRCESVTPDEGGALTLLQNILEPAGFTCHRLVFTEPGTPDVDNLYARLGNGRPHLCFAGHTDVVPVGNEAAWTVPPFAGEIRDGILYGRGAVDMKGCVAAFVSAALKYIDRFGRLPRGSLSFLITGDEEGASINGTAKVLDWLKARDEVVDACLVGEPSNPRALGDEIRIGRRGSLNAELLIHGKQGHSAYPQIADNPVPKLARIIDRLSSATIDNGTENFQPSNLQVTVISVPNTATNVIPGRALAKFNIRYNDGWTRPKIEAWVRETTERAAAEIGAQYDLSFSGTGDVFLTKPGPLVTTLKEAVRSVTGRTPALTTGGGTSDARFIKDICPVVEFGLVNATIHQVDEHTSVSDLEMLTEVYGRFISNYFADG from the coding sequence ATGACACTTGTTCCGACCGATTCCGTAGCGCTGGCACAGGCGCTGATCCGCTGCGAAAGCGTGACGCCCGACGAGGGCGGGGCATTGACGCTGCTGCAGAACATTCTCGAACCGGCGGGGTTCACATGCCACCGCCTCGTGTTCACCGAGCCGGGCACGCCGGACGTCGATAATCTGTATGCGCGGCTTGGCAATGGACGGCCGCATCTCTGCTTCGCGGGGCATACGGACGTCGTGCCGGTTGGAAACGAAGCCGCGTGGACGGTTCCGCCGTTTGCAGGTGAGATCCGGGACGGCATTCTCTACGGCCGCGGCGCCGTTGATATGAAAGGGTGTGTTGCGGCATTTGTTTCCGCAGCGTTGAAGTACATTGATCGGTTCGGTCGTTTGCCACGCGGATCTTTGTCGTTCCTGATTACGGGCGACGAGGAAGGGGCATCGATCAACGGAACGGCGAAAGTCCTCGACTGGCTGAAGGCGCGGGACGAGGTGGTGGATGCGTGTCTGGTTGGCGAGCCCTCGAATCCGCGTGCGCTGGGAGACGAGATCCGTATCGGTCGCCGTGGGTCGCTCAATGCCGAACTTCTGATCCACGGCAAGCAGGGTCATTCCGCCTATCCGCAAATCGCGGACAATCCGGTGCCGAAACTGGCGCGGATTATCGATCGGCTGTCCTCGGCTACGATTGATAACGGGACGGAGAACTTTCAGCCGTCGAACTTGCAGGTGACGGTGATTTCCGTGCCGAATACGGCGACGAACGTCATCCCCGGCCGCGCGCTTGCGAAATTCAACATACGTTACAACGATGGTTGGACGCGGCCCAAGATCGAAGCCTGGGTTCGCGAAACGACGGAGCGTGCCGCGGCCGAGATTGGCGCGCAGTACGATTTGTCGTTCTCGGGAACGGGCGACGTGTTTCTGACGAAGCCTGGTCCTCTGGTGACCACGCTGAAAGAGGCTGTGCGATCGGTGACGGGACGAACGCCCGCGTTGACGACGGGCGGCGGAACATCCGACGCGCGTTTCATCAAGGACATTTGTCCGGTGGTCGAGTTTGGGCTCGTCAACGCGACGATCCATCAGGTGGATGAGCACACGAGCGTCAGCGACCTCGAAATGCTGACCGAAGTCTACGGTCGCTTTATCAGCAACTATTTCGCGGACGGCTGA
- a CDS encoding class I SAM-dependent DNA methyltransferase has protein sequence MADDSSQTIIDLYRRHAQTWTTARGKTLMEGAWIERFAALLRPNARLLDIGCGSGEPIARALSGLGHAVTGVDSSPEMIALFRANFPEAASHVADMRRLKLGTTFDGIVAWDSFFHLAPDDQRAMFPIFRDHAVSGAPLMFTSGPSFGEAIGTLEGEPLYHASLDPQEYRQLLDQNDFDVVDHVREDPACGNHTIWLARRR, from the coding sequence ATGGCTGACGACTCTTCTCAGACCATTATCGATCTCTATCGACGTCATGCTCAGACGTGGACGACGGCGCGGGGCAAGACCCTCATGGAAGGCGCGTGGATCGAACGATTTGCGGCGCTGCTCAGGCCGAATGCGCGGTTGCTCGATATCGGCTGTGGTTCTGGGGAACCGATTGCGCGTGCGCTTTCGGGCTTGGGGCATGCTGTGACGGGCGTGGATAGCTCGCCGGAGATGATAGCGCTGTTCCGCGCTAACTTCCCCGAGGCGGCCTCCCACGTTGCGGATATGCGGCGTCTCAAGCTGGGGACGACGTTTGATGGTATCGTGGCGTGGGACAGTTTCTTCCACCTCGCGCCGGACGATCAGCGCGCGATGTTTCCGATCTTCCGCGATCACGCTGTATCCGGCGCGCCGTTGATGTTCACGAGCGGTCCAAGTTTCGGGGAGGCGATCGGAACGCTGGAAGGCGAGCCGCTTTATCACGCAAGTCTTGATCCGCAGGAGTATCGTCAGCTCCTCGATCAGAACGATTTCGATGTGGTCGACCACGTTCGTGAGGATCCCGCCTGCGGCAATCACACGATCTGGTTGGCGCGCCGACGATAG
- a CDS encoding HU family DNA-binding protein — translation MAKAPAKAAAKTAAKAPAAKIETVTLKHMAAALAEAHEIPKKQSIALLEDLVTAIGKHLKKGARIRIGGLGVLQVRKRPARMGRNPATGEAIKIKASKKIAFRAAKELKELV, via the coding sequence ATGGCGAAGGCACCGGCGAAGGCAGCTGCAAAGACAGCGGCAAAGGCACCTGCTGCAAAGATTGAGACCGTCACGCTGAAGCATATGGCTGCGGCTCTGGCAGAAGCTCACGAGATTCCGAAGAAGCAGTCCATCGCGCTTCTCGAAGACCTGGTGACCGCGATCGGCAAGCACCTCAAGAAGGGCGCCCGCATCCGCATCGGCGGCCTCGGCGTTCTCCAGGTACGCAAACGTCCGGCACGCATGGGCCGCAACCCGGCAACGGGCGAAGCCATCAAGATCAAGGCATCGAAGAAGATCGCCTTCCGCGCCGCCAAAGAGCTCAAAGAGCTCGTCTAA
- a CDS encoding SDR family NAD(P)-dependent oxidoreductase yields MNYGTNDLRCLGAKGGRQAAVRDLQTKEQRHVEELAGKIALVTGGSRGIGRAIAETLAAEGALVAVHYGKSKSGADEVVAGIKAKGGDAFVVGADLSKTGAAQALFAGLDQELSARTGDTKFDILINNAGIAPFVGFADTTEAVFDEIYNVNVKSLFFITQEAVKRLKDGGRVISTSSVVARLPATGLPAYSILKTPLNTLTQVLAAELGGRNITVNAIAPGVVDTDMAAALVSDPDTSAFMVGKQALKRVGKTNDIADVVAFLAGPNSRWITGQTIDVSGGTAVVL; encoded by the coding sequence TTGAACTACGGGACTAATGATCTTAGGTGTCTCGGCGCTAAGGGCGGACGCCAAGCGGCGGTCCGAGACCTGCAAACGAAGGAACAGAGACATGTCGAAGAACTTGCTGGAAAAATCGCACTCGTAACCGGCGGCAGCCGCGGCATTGGCCGCGCGATCGCAGAAACGCTCGCCGCCGAGGGAGCACTCGTTGCTGTGCATTACGGCAAAAGCAAATCCGGAGCGGACGAGGTCGTCGCCGGTATCAAGGCCAAAGGCGGCGACGCTTTCGTCGTCGGCGCGGACCTGAGCAAAACGGGAGCGGCGCAAGCTTTATTCGCAGGCCTCGACCAAGAACTCTCCGCCCGCACCGGCGACACCAAGTTTGACATTCTCATCAACAATGCGGGCATCGCACCGTTCGTGGGGTTCGCGGATACGACGGAAGCCGTGTTCGACGAAATCTATAACGTCAACGTCAAGTCGCTCTTCTTCATCACGCAGGAAGCCGTCAAGCGCTTGAAGGATGGCGGCCGCGTCATCTCGACGTCGAGCGTGGTCGCCCGCCTACCGGCGACAGGGTTGCCCGCCTATTCAATCCTCAAAACGCCGCTCAACACTCTCACGCAGGTACTCGCCGCCGAACTTGGCGGACGCAACATCACCGTGAATGCGATTGCGCCCGGCGTCGTAGATACCGACATGGCCGCAGCACTCGTTTCAGACCCGGATACCAGCGCATTCATGGTGGGCAAACAGGCGCTGAAACGAGTTGGGAAAACCAACGACATCGCCGACGTTGTGGCGTTTCTCGCCGGACCAAACTCGCGCTGGATCACCGGCCAGACCATCGACGTCTCCGGCGGAACGGCCGTCGTTCTCTAA
- a CDS encoding ArsR/SmtB family transcription factor, translating into MVRLFVHPAIEQVTLEGVLYALADPARLEIVKRLAGETCGLNCSAAAPVDLPKSTQSHHFRILREAGLVRSERRGTEVVNELRCGEIEKRFPGVVSAILKASEKAKRR; encoded by the coding sequence ATGGTGAGACTCTTTGTTCATCCGGCCATCGAACAGGTGACGCTTGAGGGCGTGCTGTACGCGCTTGCCGATCCTGCACGCCTTGAAATCGTCAAGCGTTTGGCTGGCGAGACTTGTGGCCTGAATTGCTCGGCGGCTGCGCCGGTCGATTTGCCGAAATCGACGCAGTCGCATCACTTCCGGATTCTTCGGGAAGCCGGTCTCGTGCGCTCGGAGCGGCGCGGGACGGAAGTCGTCAATGAGCTGCGTTGCGGAGAAATCGAGAAGCGCTTTCCGGGTGTCGTCTCTGCAATCCTCAAAGCGAGCGAAAAAGCGAAGCGCCGTTGA